In the Arachis ipaensis cultivar K30076 chromosome B10, Araip1.1, whole genome shotgun sequence genome, one interval contains:
- the LOC107623431 gene encoding WAT1-related protein At1g68170 isoform X2, giving the protein MKNMWKVVEVVKPVVLMVIVQIANAWVNVLYKLAVNDGMSLRVVVAYRYIFATAFIAPLAYILERKTRTKMTWTILFQSFLCGLFGGALPQNLQMEALALTSVTFATAISNLIPAITFILSLSFGMERLNLRKAAGKAKIIGTMIGIGGAMLMTFYRGVEVKMLSFHINLFNQRNGGGAVHSSHGGGGLFLLGAVSSFSSNASYALWLIIQAKMSRAYPYPYSSTALMCVMGAILSVTFTFCVERDLSQWKLGWNVRLLTVAYAGIVVSGVMVAVISWCVRMRGPLFVSVFSPLMLVVVAFAGSTILDEKLYLGSIIGSLLIVCGLYLVLWGKSKEKVKNQLVPSKSDKLEIVVKPQVHGIHGDDEDQDSFKKGGEQH; this is encoded by the exons ATGAAGAACATGTGGAAGGTGGTGGAAGTGGTGAAGCCGGTGGTGTTGATGGTGATTGTGCAGATAGCAAATGCATGGGTCAATGTTCTCTACAAGCTTGCTGTCAACGATGGCATGAGCCTCAGAGTAGTTGTTGCCTACCGCTATATCTTCGCTACTGCTTTCATTGCTCCTCTTGCTTATATTCTCGAGAG GAAGACAAGGACAAAGATGACTTGGACCATTCTCTTTCAGTCATTCTTGTGCGGTTTATTTGG GGGAGCATTGCCTCAGAACTTACAAATGGAAGCGCTTGCTTTAACTTCTGTAACATTTGCAACCGCCATATCCAACCTGATTCCGGCCATCACCTTCATCTTGTCCCTCTCCTTCGG AATGGAGAGGTTGAATCTAAGAAAAGCAGCAGGGAAGGCGAAGATAATAGGAACAATGATTGGAATTGGCGGGGCAATGTTGATGACATTCTATAGAGGCGTGGAAGTTAAGATGCTATCCTTCCACATTAACCTCTTCAATCAGCGAAATGGCGGCGGCGCCGTACACTCGTCACATGGTGGCGGAGGGTTGTTCTTGCTGGGTGCTGTGTCGTCGTTCTCCAGCAATGCGTCTTATGCGTTGTGGCTGATCATTCAGGCGAAGATGAGTAGAGCATATCCGTATCCATATTCAAGCACTGCACTCATGTGTGTAATGGGAGCAATTCTTTCTGTCACCTTCACATTTTGTGTTGAGAGGGATTTGAGTCAGTGGAAGTTGGGTTGGAATGTCAGGCTACTCACTGTAGCTTACGCGGGTATAGTGGTTTCAGGAGTGATGGTGGCTGTGATATCGTGGTGCGTACGCATGAGAGGTCCCTTGTTTGTCTCTGTTTTTAGTCCTCTCATGCTAGTGGTTGTTGCCTTTGCTGGATCCACCATTCTTGATGAGAAGCTATATCTTGGAAG CATAATTGGATCGTTGTTAATTGTGTGCGGCTTATACCTGGTTCTATGGGGTAAAAGCAAAGAGAAGGTGAAGAATCAATTAGTGCCATCAAAAAGCGACAAACTTGAAATAGTGGTCAAGCCTCAAGTACATGGCATCCATGGGGATGATGAAGATCAAGATTCATTCAAAAAAGGAG gagaacAACATTAA
- the LOC107623431 gene encoding WAT1-related protein At1g68170 isoform X1 translates to MKNMWKVVEVVKPVVLMVIVQIANAWVNVLYKLAVNDGMSLRVVVAYRYIFATAFIAPLAYILERKTRTKMTWTILFQSFLCGLFGGALPQNLQMEALALTSVTFATAISNLIPAITFILSLSFGMERLNLRKAAGKAKIIGTMIGIGGAMLMTFYRGVEVKMLSFHINLFNQRNGGGAVHSSHGGGGLFLLGAVSSFSSNASYALWLIIQAKMSRAYPYPYSSTALMCVMGAILSVTFTFCVERDLSQWKLGWNVRLLTVAYAGIVVSGVMVAVISWCVRMRGPLFVSVFSPLMLVVVAFAGSTILDEKLYLGSIIGSLLIVCGLYLVLWGKSKEKVKNQLVPSKSDKLEIVVKPQVHGIHGDDEDQDSFKKGGDMHHNREKGGEQH, encoded by the exons ATGAAGAACATGTGGAAGGTGGTGGAAGTGGTGAAGCCGGTGGTGTTGATGGTGATTGTGCAGATAGCAAATGCATGGGTCAATGTTCTCTACAAGCTTGCTGTCAACGATGGCATGAGCCTCAGAGTAGTTGTTGCCTACCGCTATATCTTCGCTACTGCTTTCATTGCTCCTCTTGCTTATATTCTCGAGAG GAAGACAAGGACAAAGATGACTTGGACCATTCTCTTTCAGTCATTCTTGTGCGGTTTATTTGG GGGAGCATTGCCTCAGAACTTACAAATGGAAGCGCTTGCTTTAACTTCTGTAACATTTGCAACCGCCATATCCAACCTGATTCCGGCCATCACCTTCATCTTGTCCCTCTCCTTCGG AATGGAGAGGTTGAATCTAAGAAAAGCAGCAGGGAAGGCGAAGATAATAGGAACAATGATTGGAATTGGCGGGGCAATGTTGATGACATTCTATAGAGGCGTGGAAGTTAAGATGCTATCCTTCCACATTAACCTCTTCAATCAGCGAAATGGCGGCGGCGCCGTACACTCGTCACATGGTGGCGGAGGGTTGTTCTTGCTGGGTGCTGTGTCGTCGTTCTCCAGCAATGCGTCTTATGCGTTGTGGCTGATCATTCAGGCGAAGATGAGTAGAGCATATCCGTATCCATATTCAAGCACTGCACTCATGTGTGTAATGGGAGCAATTCTTTCTGTCACCTTCACATTTTGTGTTGAGAGGGATTTGAGTCAGTGGAAGTTGGGTTGGAATGTCAGGCTACTCACTGTAGCTTACGCGGGTATAGTGGTTTCAGGAGTGATGGTGGCTGTGATATCGTGGTGCGTACGCATGAGAGGTCCCTTGTTTGTCTCTGTTTTTAGTCCTCTCATGCTAGTGGTTGTTGCCTTTGCTGGATCCACCATTCTTGATGAGAAGCTATATCTTGGAAG CATAATTGGATCGTTGTTAATTGTGTGCGGCTTATACCTGGTTCTATGGGGTAAAAGCAAAGAGAAGGTGAAGAATCAATTAGTGCCATCAAAAAGCGACAAACTTGAAATAGTGGTCAAGCCTCAAGTACATGGCATCCATGGGGATGATGAAGATCAAGATTCATTCAAAAAAGGAGGTGACATGCACCACAAtagagaaaaaggaggagaacAACATTAA
- the LOC107623524 gene encoding WAT1-related protein At1g68170, with the protein MKGMANVLSGLKPVILMVLVQVAFTAVNVFYKLAINDGMSVKVLTAYRLAFGAAFTVPLALVSERNKRPKMTWRVLFMSFLCGFFGASLFQNLFYEALALTSATFVSAIYNLIPGITFVLAITFGFEKLKLRGAAGKAKVFGTLIGIGGAMVLTFVKGVQINIWPFHVNLLKNPSHHHNTHTSSNDLLGVVCAIASCFSYASWLIIQAKMTKEYPSHNSSTALMLTAAAIQATVFAFCTERDLHQWKLGWNIRLLASAYSGIVGSGVVFLIIAWCIQMRGPLFASIFNPLMLVLVAVAASFMLDEQLYLGSVIGAVVIVCGLYMVLWGKNKEMKKVTQLLPSEIMQLQQQQDQQQTIQVVVTSTPVVKCEQQQ; encoded by the exons ATGAAGGGTATGGCGAACGTATTGAGCGGGTTGAAACCCGTGATTCTAATGGTGTTGGTGCAGGTTGCATTCACTGCTGTCAATGTCTTCTACAAGCTTGCCATCAATGATGGGATGAGTGTTAAAGTTCTCACTGCTTATCGTCTCGCTTTTGGTGCTGCTTTCACTGTTCCACTTGCTCTTGTTTCTGAAAGGAACAAGAGACCAAAGATGACTTGGAGGGTGCTTTTCATGTCATTTCTTTGCGGCTTCTTTGG GGCAAGTTTGTTTCAGAACCTTTTCTATGAGGCACTGGCTTTGACGTCAGCAACGTTTGTGTCTGCCATCTACAACCTCATACCAGGCATCACTTTTGTGTTGGCCATAACCTTCGGTTTTGAGAAACTGAAACTGAGGGGAGCAGCTGGAAAGGCCAAGGTGTTTGGAACCCTGATTGGAATTGGTGGGGCAATGGTGTTGACTTTTGTCAAAGGGGTTCAAATTAATATATGGCCTTTCCATGTCAACCTTTTGAAGAACCCATCACATCATCATAATACGCATACAAGTAGTAACGACTTGTTGGGGGTTGTGTGCGCCATTGCTAGCTGCTTCTCTTATGCTTCTTGGCTCATCATTCAGGCTAAGATGACCAAGGAATACCCAAGTCATAACTCAAGCACAGCTTTGATGCTTACAGCAGCAGCTATTCAAGCCACTGTTTTTGCTTTTTGCACTGAGAGGGATCTCCATCAATGGAAGCTTGGTTGGAATATCAGGCTTTTGGCTTCTGCTTATTCG GGAATTGTGGGGTCTGGAGTAGTGTTTCTCATCATAGCATGGTGCATACAAATGAGAGGGCCATTATTTGCCTCCATTTTCAACCCTCTCATGCTTGTGCTTGTGGCTGTTGCGGCTTCTTTCATGTTGGATGAGCAATTGTATCTTGGAAG TGTGATTGGAGCAGTGGTGATAGTGTGTGGACTATACATGGTTCTATGGGGAAAGAACAAAGAGATGAAAAAGGTAACTCAGTTGCTGCCATCTGAAATCATGCAATTACAGCAGCAGCAGGATCAACAACAGACTATACAAGTTGTTGTTACGTCCACGCCAGTTGTCAAATGtgagcaacaacaataa